In Zunongwangia profunda SM-A87, the following proteins share a genomic window:
- a CDS encoding lipoprotein signal peptidase has translation MSLKKAGLIIFIVLLIDQVSKIYIKTHFELGDEYKVLDWFRILFVENEGMAWGTKIPGQYGKLALTLFRLVAIFGIGYWLVDSVKKNGSRILITSISLIFAGAFGNIIDSVFYGITFNDSYNKVATFLPEGGGYGTLFHGKVVDMLYFPLYEGYLPEWIPFWGGKFFTFFEPVFNIADSSISIGVVLLLLFNKRAFPKEEKE, from the coding sequence ATGTCTTTAAAGAAAGCAGGCCTAATAATATTTATTGTTCTTTTAATCGATCAGGTATCTAAAATTTATATCAAAACACATTTTGAACTTGGCGACGAGTATAAGGTTCTTGATTGGTTTAGAATTCTTTTTGTTGAAAATGAAGGGATGGCCTGGGGTACTAAAATTCCGGGACAGTATGGGAAACTAGCACTTACGCTTTTCCGTTTAGTAGCGATTTTTGGAATAGGTTACTGGCTGGTAGATTCTGTAAAGAAAAATGGAAGTCGAATTTTGATTACCTCAATCTCGTTGATCTTTGCCGGTGCTTTTGGAAATATAATTGATTCGGTTTTCTACGGAATCACGTTTAACGACAGTTATAATAAAGTAGCGACTTTTTTACCTGAAGGTGGAGGCTACGGAACACTTTTCCATGGAAAGGTGGTAGATATGCTTTATTTTCCTTTATATGAGGGATATCTACCGGAGTGGATTCCGTTTTGGGGAGGTAAGTTCTTTACCTTTTTTGAACCTGTATTTAATATTGCCGATTCTTCGATAAGTATTGGCGTGGTTTTATTGCTGTTATTCAACAAAAGAGCTTTCCCAAAAGAAGAGAAAGAGTAG